TGGGATTACTGTTAAAAATATCAGCATTAAACTCGTCTTTATCCATTTTTGGGAATGGATTATTACTTTTATATTGCTTCACCGACTTTTGTCCCGAAGCACCTTGATTAGCCATAGGAACTGTCACAGATGTGGTAATATGAGCAGAGTTCCTAGTATTTGTTGGTGCTAATGATTTATCTGATATGTCCGAGTGTGCAGTGATTTGGCCATTATCTCCTTTAGCCATCATATGTAATCTTTCCTTTGTCAGATCAGCTTTTTTTGGTGTGTCAGGATGCACAGGAAAGAAGTTATCCTCTCCAGCAGTGCCATTAGCATTCTTGCGCCCTAAATTTATTTCATATTCATTTGcagttttatttttaattCCGGAAGCCATGCTACTAGGCTGTTGTGGATTACCTTTGTAAATATTTGAAGGTACGGGTTTAGGCAGAGTGCCAACCCGCTGACCGTGTTGCTGTGTGGACGAATATCCTGGTAGACTTGATTGCGGTGGCTGTGGGACAATGTTTGATTGAGTTCCTTGGCCAGGATTGATTGGTTGCCTCGGAGCAATTTCGAAATTTTCAACAAACAAATTAATCAACTTGTTAATGTTGTCACCATAACCCACATTCTGCTGAGTTACCAACATTTCATACTGTAGATGCTGCAGTCTTTCTTGGTATCTGGCGTACTTGTCGAAGTCATAAGGTCCATGTCCATAAATATCTTCTATAGGTACTTCACAATTCAACATAGAACAGATATGAAACATAACCTGATATATGTTAGGGCGCAAATGAGGATTCTCAGCTAACATTACAATCATTAGGTTAATTAACTTGGAAGAGAAGTTATTTTGAGGAATATCATACTTTGAATGTAGTATCGCAAACTGACCTGTTAATTCAAAAGGAGTTGTGTAAAATAGTAATTTGTAAAGGAAAATACCCAAAGCCCAAATATCTGATTTCTCGTTAATTGGAAGACATCTATAAAGATCAATCATCTCTGGTGACCTATACTGAGGTGTCGTATGGATGTATATCTTGTTTGTCAAAACAGCGATCTCTTGATGACTGCTAACAACTGGCAGACACGCTGAAGTGGAACCGAAGTCACAAAGCTTGAAGTTATTATTAGCATCAACGAGTACATTTTCAATCTTTATATCTCTATGAATCAATGGCGCGCGCAAATAGTGCATTTGGGAAAGCCCCATGGCGATATCATGCATGATTTTCAAAACCTCTCCTTCAGTTAATTTCGTAGCTAGGCGCCGGTTCATATAGTCCAACAATGAACCGTTAGGACACAATTCCATCAACAGCAGAACCTCAAATCTTGGTGAGCCATCAGCTTGTCGGGTTGCATTTGAGTCGTAATACTGGACAACATTATTACATCcctttaacttcttcatcacTTCAACCTCAGTGCGCAATTCATTAAGTCCATTTTCATCACTTACTATCACTCTCTTTAAACACGCTATATCACCTCTGCGTAATACCCTGTCACGTCTATCTAATTCATTGCTGTATTCAATAAATTTAACCTTATAAATATGTGCAAATCCTCCTTCTGCAATATACTCGATCACTTCAACCTTGTGCACACCGACTAATATGGTAGAACCTGACGCCAGTTTCTCAATGACTGGAGGCCCTGTCGCCAGAACTGATGAATTATCAGTCTTCGATGGTTGTTCACTTGAACTTTTACTCATTTGCTCTCAGTTATACTGAAAACCCTTTTTTTATGTTTTGAATCCTTTCAGACAATTACTAGTTGACTGAATAACTTCCGCTACCTGATAACTTAAATAACAATCAAATGTAGTTCAATGCCAGATTAACAGCCTACCGACTAACTATAAATGTAAAATATACTTTTATATTCACCTTGAATATGAGTGTGTTGCAGGTCTTTGTTTTTTTCTCGGGTGGTGCGGTTACTTTACAAATAACTTGAAAGCTTCCTAGATTATTCAGCAGGATGAGTGGGTTTTATATTACTTTACCCTAACGTGAACATGTAACTATATATCTGCTAGAATCTCAGACAGTAAAGTCTTGATTTCACCAAATGTATAATTGATATAGATAGCTTCTTGTCCTGTTTTATCACTTGCCATGTGTGCCATTTTATGTTCAATAAATTCTCGCAGCATAGCCCTTAATGACAGTTCATTTGAGGCTATAAATTGTGAAGCACATGATTGATAAAATGACTTGAACGGCACACCGAACGCGGTTCCCGCACGCCTAGAATCCGTAAGCTTGATTCGTTTTGCCGCTTCCATAGTATCTTTGATTGTCTGAAGTAAGAGCTTGAAAAGTCTTTTTGAATTCACGGTAAGTGATTCCAGGACGTATTTAACTGCGTCAATACCACCAGCCTGTACTTCTGAGTTACGAAGGTTAACACGATTTTGAAAGGTCGTTTCAATAGAATAGTTGTCGTAATTGGTAATATCATGGAAGACAAAATTGTAAGTTTGGGAACGAAGGCTATCCCAAAGCAAAGGAGCATTAATATTGTCTATCGATGCGATAATTGCAATTTGGCGAATTCTTGCGAGAGAGCTCAACATGAGTTGAAACGCATCTTTTCTCAGCATAGGGCCATCTAGGTTATGAACCAGTACTATTAATCGAACCTCTGGGGATTCGTGGGCCCAGTAGTTGATCATTTTTTGGATTTGTAAGTGAACATGGTTATTCCAGTATTTCGTTTCTGAGCGACTAAGTTCCTCTGGAAGCATGATATCAGCTATGCTTTGGAAGCAATCTCTGTATCCACATGTAGGATTGTAGCCATTTATTACTACCACAGGAACCCCCATGACATCAGCATCGGGGTCATAGTTCAGGTTTTCATCATATTGAAGACTTAATTTGGGAGATAAATATTCCACAACAAACTCGTCGAGGAATTGCCTTTTCGAACCGATCCCATAGAACAACAAGGTGAAGCCTTGAAGCACTTCAAACCAGTATTGCGGAAATAGTTTACGTTGTAGGGACTTTAACGCCAACCGGGGCGTGTTATGTAAGTACGGGTTCAAAGCGCTACTTAGCAATGAGAATTCCTCCTTGGAAGTTGCCTGCGCCATCACCATTGAGCTTCGCGACTTTTTATGTGCCCTTAAAGGTTTCTTTTGATCTATGTAACCTTCAAAGCCATCAAAGAAATAGGTCAGATTCCTGTCATCAGGCAGTTTGTAGTTGTTTGGAACCGGAGTAGGGACAAAATCACGATCCAGCTTTATGCTTCGGTGACTTTGCGGCAATACCATATCGGAATGCTTCGAATTAGTAGGAGATTTAGTAGGAGAGTTAAAAGTTAATTGACATCGTGGAGATTTAAACGGAGTTGTTACTGCTGTAGCAAAGCTTTCTATGTTACAGTCATCTCCGGCATCCGTATCATCAGTGCCACTACGTCTAGCTTGTACCTGCTTTATGGGAGAAGTAGACTCTATAATTCTTAATTTCCTCCTAGGTGATATCGGTGGATCTACAGGAGTGTGGTTTTTGCTTGAATTTTtatcattatcatcataTTTGTCATTATTACTATTAATGTCGGGAATCTCACAACCACCATTTAGCTTAGCTTGCTTACGAGGTCTTCCTCTTTTCTTAGGTGAAATTGAAACATCAGGCTCTTGTACACCTAAAACTATAACCTCTTTAGAGTCCTTTGTTATTCGTCTTGGGGATGAACGTCCCTGACGCATTGTTGCAGTGGGTTTGCATGCTAATCGCTGTACTGTATTCAAGGGAGTTTCAATTGGCTGTTGTGGTTCACAATCTTTTGGGCTTACAAGTATACCAGAATGTCCCACAATACCTGACTCGAGATTTTCATCATCCATTTTTCATATAAATATCCTTAAATAAAGATGCTCTCAGTACGATAAATTTTTGGTGATGATTTTTCATTAGTAGTGCCAAAAAATTTCACTACTAAACATAAATTCTCATCTCAACCGATAAGGCCCAGTTTAGGAATACTTACAAATCATTTGCGTATATGCTCTCTTTCTGCCCATATTGTAATAATATGCTGCCTGTCAGCAAGGCAGACTCTGGTATATATAAGATGAGCTGTCCATCTTGTCCGTATGACTTTCCTATTGAAGGCATCGAAATCTATGACAGACAAGATTTACAGCGTAAAGAAGTTGATGATGTATTAGGGGGGGAAGGAGCATGGGATAACGTTGACCAGACAGCGATACAGTGTCCTAATTATGATTCATGTGGAGGTGAAAAAGCCTATTTTTTTCAACTGCAGATTCGGTCTGCGGACGAGCCGATGACCACTTTCTACAAATGCGTAAGTTGTGGTAATAAATGGAGAGAAAACTAAGACAGTGAAAGTACTATATTG
This window of the Eremothecium sinecaudum strain ATCC 58844 chromosome VII, complete sequence genome carries:
- the RPC11 gene encoding DNA-directed RNA polymerase III core subunit RPC11 (Syntenic homolog of Ashbya gossypii AGR029W; Syntenic homolog of Saccharomyces cerevisiae YDR045C (RPC11)), coding for MLSFCPYCNNMLPVSKADSGIYKMSCPSCPYDFPIEGIEIYDRQDLQRKEVDDVLGGEGAWDNVDQTAIQCPNYDSCGGEKAYFFQLQIRSADEPMTTFYKCVSCGNKWREN
- the ORC2 gene encoding origin recognition complex subunit 2 (Syntenic homolog of Ashbya gossypii AGR028C; Syntenic homolog of Saccharomyces cerevisiae YBR060C (ORC2)) translates to MDDENLESGIVGHSGILVSPKDCEPQQPIETPLNTVQRLACKPTATMRQGRSSPRRITKDSKEVIVLGVQEPDVSISPKKRGRPRKQAKLNGGCEIPDINSNNDKYDDNDKNSSKNHTPVDPPISPRRKLRIIESTSPIKQVQARRSGTDDTDAGDDCNIESFATAVTTPFKSPRCQLTFNSPTKSPTNSKHSDMVLPQSHRSIKLDRDFVPTPVPNNYKLPDDRNLTYFFDGFEGYIDQKKPLRAHKKSRSSMVMAQATSKEEFSLLSSALNPYLHNTPRLALKSLQRKLFPQYWFEVLQGFTLLFYGIGSKRQFLDEFVVEYLSPKLSLQYDENLNYDPDADVMGVPVVVINGYNPTCGYRDCFQSIADIMLPEELSRSETKYWNNHVHLQIQKMINYWAHESPEVRLIVLVHNLDGPMLRKDAFQLMLSSLARIRQIAIIASIDNINAPLLWDSLRSQTYNFVFHDITNYDNYSIETTFQNRVNLRNSEVQAGGIDAVKYVLESLTVNSKRLFKLLLQTIKDTMEAAKRIKLTDSRRAGTAFGVPFKSFYQSCASQFIASNELSLRAMLREFIEHKMAHMASDKTGQEAIYINYTFGEIKTLLSEILADI
- the AKL1 gene encoding serine/threonine protein kinase AKL1 (Syntenic homolog of Ashbya gossypii AGR027C; Syntenic homolog of Saccharomyces cerevisiae YBR059C (AKL1)) yields the protein MSKSSSEQPSKTDNSSVLATGPPVIEKLASGSTILVGVHKVEVIEYIAEGGFAHIYKVKFIEYSNELDRRDRVLRRGDIACLKRVIVSDENGLNELRTEVEVMKKLKGCNNVVQYYDSNATRQADGSPRFEVLLLMELCPNGSLLDYMNRRLATKLTEGEVLKIMHDIAMGLSQMHYLRAPLIHRDIKIENVLVDANNNFKLCDFGSTSACLPVVSSHQEIAVLTNKIYIHTTPQYRSPEMIDLYRCLPINEKSDIWALGIFLYKLLFYTTPFELTGQFAILHSKYDIPQNNFSSKLINLMIVMLAENPHLRPNIYQVMFHICSMLNCEVPIEDIYGHGPYDFDKYARYQERLQHLQYEMLVTQQNVGYGDNINKLINLFVENFEIAPRQPINPGQGTQSNIVPQPPQSSLPGYSSTQQHGQRVGTLPKPVPSNIYKGNPQQPSSMASGIKNKTANEYEINLGRKNANGTAGEDNFFPVHPDTPKKADLTKERLHMMAKGDNGQITAHSDISDKSLAPTNTRNSAHITTSVTVPMANQGASGQKSVKQYKSNNPFPKMDKDEFNADIFNSNPMEDPFFRGNRTSQLPNKIPDIRVHQLPTVNPKPPVSSVPLPPPIINMAMQQPNLPMSNISAQQFLDLQGDPKTLSQASYQSYYHNNNMNGNQNMGFPVYPYHMDPRYLDPPSAVMANQNIASASYASPETPSDSEPPLLTLSTSEKAADIGLDLTYNQVNLSRNGSLSGNDDREETGSDNQSIVLTSESITLDLSHKDEQLAGSTVQHHRSSSLQNTLQSSKHDEEHVLPSVRNTRPSLDLNFQEIDLSSSSSPTQYNVPFSKHQNHQYINNNQNNANASVSDNAGSHKQSTSGKKSTTDSELIKTSKRELSSSPPRRRSIFGVFKT